A region from the Leishmania panamensis strain MHOM/PA/94/PSC-1 chromosome 20 sequence genome encodes:
- a CDS encoding protein kinase, putative (TriTrypDB/GeneDB-style sysID: LpmP.20.2720) — protein sequence MQVDIGNNTVRQNFSSIVSSEEIRQLNDRLHQEYAGGASGQATAASHQESRDLGFRESQRRAYPDAAEGAARVPSHHEAVFRSPRRSSLGSRHSHPQHAVRQHGSTSHSRLVRPQSPEGIVLPSRQGVVGVSQIHPVPWIAIPGSRGTPIYNVSASSGGNSSAITQGVNNYTVQPQYAKPPSPQQQQSPEVFRRARPSSAPMAAVTSPQRRQQGLPDAAHNGDGGGCVPEALDGAPKHAGDNPSKGMIEKEPDRNRRDHEGSGNSKDKPAALAVPKLAQTKIQIGMRLRRWIVINRIGAGSFGETFTAIEMDGTAEEEDSLTVTSENLKLVDNLPPLGERNEVCIKVEQENKNVLRLEALALKKVQSCTQVVRYLGSGCTNGMNFLVMEKLGSNLAELRRRSQHGTFNIYTTLKAGVSCLTAIRGVHDLGLVHRDIKPSNFVTGLPGTSHHTTCYLIDFGLARRFRRSNGEIRPPRENAGFRGTSRYASVASHHHQELGRVDDLWSLLFMLVEFATGTLPWRKYKEKDDIGRCKEESISPHLVRNLPREFQPFLAHLQTLRYEDEPDYDLLLTLMYRALERRGYPANKPVEWEIDPSIADSGIDAGGAAVIGIAASVPHSPVARPQDASPVHDAVGNGHLVEGGASGRPPHVGPHRTAPQPGDVEIASQEAVNTPLPSGLANGATACKYPAEAVHLHNSGTIRVSEVDVGVSGAVQDSVHVNAALSVDASMQNQRQLTQGGTPDIRCCIGALAIDSSDTPRPPLSSVEYNPKDYSPFENGLELHNRLLAPVSHSHNAAAPNANRVIDGSVAGPSANSALQSKFFRQRREETDGHNGLKLYTNYELHANDRDPLEGNKRGSVLPSIRMGGRTTDLDADLECSEQGQAQQGKESRWTPKKKSRCECLVM from the coding sequence ATGCAAGTCGATATCGGCAACAACACGGTTCGGCAGAACTTCAGCAGCATCGTCTCCAGTGAGGAGATCCGTCAGCTCAACGATCGTCTTCATCAGGAGTACGCCGGCGGCGCATCTGGCCAAGCAACCGCAGCGAGTCACCAGGAAAGTCGCGATCTTGGCTTCAGGGAATCCCAGCGACGTGCGTATCccgacgctgctgaaggagcagCCCGTGTACCAAGTCACCACGAAGCCGTCTTCCGCTCGCCTCGTCGCTCGTCCCTCGGTTCCCGCCACTCGCATCCCCAGCACGCGGTGAggcagcacggcagcacctcACACAGCCGCCTTGTGCGGCCACAGTCGCCTGAAGGGATCGTTCTTCCGTCACGACAGGGAGTCGTCGGGGTATCGCAGATCCACCCAGTACCGTGGATAGCCATCCCGGGAAGCAGGGGCACGCCCATCTACAACGTGTCTGCCTCAAGCGGGGGTAACAGCTCTGCTATAACTCAGGGTGTGAATAACTACACTGTGCAACCGCAGTACGCTAAGCCGCCgtccccgcagcagcagcagtcaccAGAGGTCTTTCGCAGAGCACGACCGTCGTCGGCGCCGATGGCCGCCGTCACCTCACCTCAGCGCCGACAACAGGGCTTGCCCGATGCGGCGCATAACGGAGACGGGGGCGGCTGTGTGCCAGAAGCCTTAGACGGCGCGCCCAAGCACGCCGGAGACAACCCCAGTAAAGGGATGATCGAGAAGGAGCCCGACAGGAACCGCAGGGACCATGAAGGCAGTGGCAACTCCAAGGATAAACCAGCTGCACTGGCCGTCCCAAAGCTAGCACAGACGAAGATTCAGATAGGCATGCGCTTGCGTCGATGGATTGTAATCAACCGCATCGGTGCCGGGTCCTTTGGTGAGACGTTTACGGCGATAGAGATGGACGGCAcggctgaggaagaggataGCCTTACTGTAACCTCAGAGAACTTGAAGCTGGTCGATAATTTGCCTCCGCTGGGGGAGCGCAATGAGGTGTGTATTAAGGTAGAACAAGAGAACAAAAATGTACTGCGACTGGAGGCGCTTGCCCTCAAGAAGGTGCAGTCGTGCACCCAGGTGGTGCGCTACCTTGGAAGCGGCTGCACAAATGGAATGAATTTTCTAGTGATGGAGAAGTTAGGTTCGAACCTGGCCGAGCTGCGACGTCGCAGCCAGCACGGCACGTTCAACATATACACAACACTCAAAGCTGGTGTTTCGTGCCTCACGGCGATTCGCGGAGTGCACGACCTTGGGCTTGTGCATCGCGACATCAAGCCGTCGAACTTTGTTACCGGGCTGCCAGGCACTTCACACCACACCACGTGCTACTTGATCGACTTTGGGCTGGCCCGTCGCTTCCGCCGCTCGAATGGCGAAATTAGACCGCCACGCGAAAATGCTGGCTTTCGTGGCACAAGCCGGTACGCCTCTGTCGCCTCGCACCATCATCAGGAGCTGGGCCGCGTCGATGACCTGTGGAGCTTACTCTTCATGCTCGTAGAGTTTGCCACCGGCACGCTACCGTGGCGGAAGTACAAAGAAAAGGATGACATTGGACGCTGCAAGGAGGAGTCGATCAGCCCGCATCTCGTGCGCAATCTGCCACGAGAATTTCAGCCCTTCTTAGCTCATTTGCAGACGCTCCGCTACGAGGATGAGCCGGATTACGACCTGCTTCTCACTCTCATGTATCGCGCTCTGGAGCGTCGTGGCTACCCAGCGAATAAGCCGGTCGAGTGGGAGATCGACCCATCGATAGCGGACTCCGGGATCGACGCTGGGGGAGCAGCTGTGATCGGCATAGCTGCTAGCGTCCCGCACAGCCCTGTGGCTCGACCTCAAGATGCGAGCCCGGTACATGACGCTGTGGGAAATGGACACTTGGTCGAGGGCGGCGCTAGCGGCAGGCCCCCACATGTAGGTCCCCATCGGACAGCACCACAGCCCGGCGATGTCGAAATCGCTTCACAAGAGGCTGTGAACACACCCCTGCCCTCAGGTTTGGCGAATGGCGCAACTGCGTGCAAATATCCGGCCGAAGCTGTGCATCTGCATAACAGTGGCACAATACGTGTGAGCGAGGTTGATGTTGGTGTCTCAGGCGCGGTTCAGGATAGTGTGCACGTCAACGCAGCGCTTAGTGTAGATGCCTCCATGCAGAATCAAAGGCAACTTACGCAAGGAGGGACTCCCGACATTCGTTGTTGTATAGGGGCGCTTGCCATCGACAGCAGTGATACACCGCGCCCACCATTGAGCTCGGTTGAGTATAACCCCAAAGATTACTCTCCGTTCGAAAACGGTCTTGAATTGCACAATCGCCTCCTTGCGCCTGTTTCCCATTCTCACAATGCGGCAGCTCCCAATGCCAATCGAGTCATCGACGGCTCAGTAGCTGGGCCTTCAGCGAACTCAGCGCTGCAATCGAAATTTTTTAgacagcggagagaggagaccGACGGCCACAACGGGTTAAAGCTTTACACCAATTATGAGCTGCACGCCAACGACCGTGACCCGCTAGAGGGCAACAAAAGGGGGTCAGTCCTACCGTCGATACGAATGGGCGGTCGCACCACTGACCTTGACGCCGATCTGGAATGCAGCGAGCAAGGACAGGCACAGCaagggaaggaaagcagaTGGACGCCCAAGAAGAAGTCACGCTGCGAATGCCTTGTCATGTAG
- a CDS encoding hypothetical protein (TriTrypDB/GeneDB-style sysID: LpmP.20.2730), with protein MSEVDSLIDELFSEKPKNECNLVLASESSRRRSEWDDESDDDQDIRKMAGTRMHVGQQQHPCAVSYAPPSSSTSAITLYHTRCSIGHFFDNDSDADGDVGHLTTHRDEPGERAQSEPNKQPRISVLKPVLFPVPFPSLSDSDGSYACASRCYLTNLGAFLTSDTDHPTLQELRAIAVDEQANAGSSRIQAMLRKGAFHAAKANLGNGCLDHHGDFTVDGGCPHILCRHCNYMVVRLQGAQWEDDGINLYLTLRNYYPDWCRLASATPVGVEDGAEASRCVLRTSLPAAAYCCQCSWVTVRCAKAVVETRLTDITMIKPAKEGEHPFATELPLPPGENRRPPLWVCHGHTR; from the coding sequence ATGTCTGAGGTTGACAGCTTAATAGACGAGCTCTTCTCTGAAAAGCCGAAGAATGAATGTAACTTGGTCCTTGCTTCCGAGTCGTCTCGCCGTCGATCGGAGTGGGATGATGAGAGCGACGATGACCAGGATATCCGCAAGATGGCTGGTACTAGAATGCACgttgggcagcagcagcacccctgtGCAGTCTCCTACGCTCCACCGTCTTCGTCCACGTCAGCAATAACACTCTACCACACTCGCTGCTCAATCGGCCACTTCTTCGATAATGATAGTgacgccgacggcgacgtAGGGCATCTCACGACGCACCGAGATGAGCCTGGAGAACGGGCCCAGAGCGAGCCAAACAAGCAGCCGCGTATCAGCGTGTTGAAGCCGGTGCTGTTCCCTGTACCGTTTCCGTCTCTCTCAGACTCGGACGGCTCCTACGCCTGTGCGTCGCGATGCTATCTCACAAACCTTGGCGCGTTTCTCACGAGCGATACCGATCACCCCAccctgcaggagctgcgtgcCATAGCGGTGGATGAGCAGGCGAACGCAGGGTCTTCCCGCATTCAAGCAATGCTGCGGAAGGGTGCCTTTCACGCTGCTAAGGCGAACCTCGGCAATGGCTGTCTTGACCACCATGGCGACTTTACGGTAGACGGTGGGTGCCCGCACATCTTGTGCCGCCACTGCAACTACATGGTGGTGCGACTGCAAGGTGCTCAGTGGGAGGACGACGGAATCAATTTATACTTGACATTGCGCAACTACTATCCAGATTGGTGTCGCTTGGCGAGTGCGACGCCGGTGGGAGTGGAGGACGGTGCCGAGGCATCCCGCTGTGTTCTGCGTACCAGTttgccggcggcggcctaCTGTTGCCAGTGCTCGTGGGTGACAGTGAGGTGCGCCAAAGCTGTCGTTGAAACGAGGCTGACGGACATTACCATGATAAAGCCTgcgaaggaaggagagcacCCGTTTGCCACGGAGTTGCCTCTACCACCTGGTGAGAATCGGCGACCGCCACTGTGGGTTTGTCACGGGCATACGCGTTAA
- a CDS encoding hypothetical protein (TriTrypDB/GeneDB-style sysID: LpmP.20.2740) — protein sequence MCGCVCLEGVEKVDGPLPTSLLCSRSAPVLYFSWLFYVHATVTPLLTFCSVSLLCPACRSPLCSSLLCNACAGVYTHAFREYFRPPRRLFFPFVVVIVGHGCLCGSVCVCVCIVLPLPIPPPCTSLPPYSLLMPAKKKPTKSSKKEELPDPETVKSGTATVFVGDWSLYDTIESVSEVSRLVIAANTDANGVVTAPLPRTNILVLPTEDATDDNDNDAASPLFTVEVADQLFIEGVSRRQCAQAQSLVKTWLPVTVTPTEATGLSEQPQVPAPEEASVNPYADALSDGRYIQTVSVGANYAARDVVIRGHCSIEGVAPNIVVPPELPAKPDLNAVALDPPPSDAAASEAGGSAKPTKKGTAKNKKKSKLKLTPEQVAELERKRAELEAQYMQQTEEAVQRAKQQSDYLMTFAHPNRWAHVVFRHMTFAGPVEIHRAHVSFQNCRFVGSTNTDMPNRPLLLISQYCRVQCTKCSFEAPQRCGVYALPSALVEVRKCLFTGVTQDVLWAAELPGVSPQSAGTAGPSEVDGDDDDGTVHGGPDTSTNAANAPSAGHKATGVLSFPVTLSGTLQEAAHAALAHRDAAVGILTDCAKLFVHGCDFLFLGVGVYVKGVYTAYIARRRIAPKVPQALTSEACDASLDGNSFHHFANAALLLDGSARLVSIRRSYVEGSAHYGLDCQGGVHSVLVRQNYFAADATVRIREGANVAMLQNDFQSIPQNDNSCENPCLQTVY from the coding sequence atgtgtgggtgtgtgtgcttggaGGGAGTAGAGAAGGTGGATGGACCTCTGCCCACAAGCCTGCTGTGTAGCCGAAGTGCGCCTGTGTTGTATTTTTCGTGGCTCTTTTACGTACATGCAACCGTCACTCCACTCCTCACCTTTTGCTCTGTCTCGCTCCTCTGCCCTGCATGTCGCTCACCGCTTTGTTCTTCACTTTTATGCAATGCCTGCGCTGGAGTATACACCCACGCATTCAGGGAGTACTTCAGGCCGCCGCGTAGACTTTTCTTTCCATTTGTCGTCGTCATTGTTGGTCACGGCTGTCTCTGtgggtctgtgtgtgtgtgcgtgtgtattgtTTTGCCCTTGCCAATCCCCCCACCCTgtacttctctccctccctactCCCTCCTCATGCCTGCCAAGAAGAAGCCCACCAAGTCCTcaaaaaaggaggagctgccAGACCCCGAGACAGTAAAGAGCGGAACAGCGACCGTGTTCGTCGGCGACTGGTCCTTGTACGACACTATCGAATCTGTGAGCGAGGTGAGTAGGTTGGTGATCGCCGCCAACACGGATGCCAACGGCGTTgtgacagcgccgctgccgcgcacgaATATCCTCGTCCTCCCTACAGAGGACGCCACCGACGACAATGACAACGATGCAGCATCGCCCCTATTCACTGTCGAGGTGGCTGATCAACTCTTTATCGAGGGCGTTTCTCGCCGTCAATGTGCTCAGGCCCAGTCTCTGGTGAAGACCTGGCTGCCAGTCACCGTAACACCGACAGAAGCGACGGGCCTCAGCGAGCAACCGCAGGTGCCTGCACCGGAAGAGGCGTCGGTGAACCCCTACGCAGATGCCCTAAGTGATGGACGGTACATCCAGACAGTGTCGGTTGGAGCGAACTATGCTGCACGTGACGTCGTGATTCGCGGCCACTGCTCAATTGAAGGTGTTGCCCCCAACATTGTTGTGCCGCCCGAGCTTCCGGCGAAGCCGGACCTGAACGCAGTGGCGCTAGACCCTCCCCccagcgacgccgcggccTCCGAGGCGGGCGGGTCTGCCAAACCGACGAAAAAGGGGACCGctaaaaacaaaaagaaatcCAAGCTGAAGCTGACGCCAGAGCAGGTGGCAGAGCttgagaggaagagagccgAGTTGGAGGCGCAGTACATGCAGCaaacggaggaggcggtgcaacgcgcgaagcagcagtCCGACTACCTCATGACCTTCGCCCACCCCAACCGCTGGGCACACGTAGTGTTCCGCCACATGACGTTCGCCGGTCCTGTAGAGATACACCGTGCCCACGTCTCATTTCAAAACTGTCGCTTTGTCGGCAGCACCAACACAGACATGCCGAATCGTCCGCTGCTCCTTATCAGCCAATACTGCCGCGTACAGTGCACCAAGTGCAGCTTcgaggcgccgcagcgctgtggcGTCTACGCTCTCCCGAGCGCGCTGGTGGAAGTACGGAAGTGCCTCTTCACCGGTGTGACGCAGGATGTTCTGTGGGCCGCCGAACTGCCAGGTGTGTCGCCGCAGAGCGCTGGTACCGCCGGCCCATCAGAAgtggacggcgacgacgacgacggcactGTCCATGGCGGACCTGACACATCGACAAACGCGGCTAACGCGCCCAGTGCCGGCCACAAAGCTACCGGTGTGCTCTCGTTTCCTGTGACTCTCAGTGGCACGTTACAGGAAGCGGCGCACGCTGCCCTCGCCCACCGTGACGCAGCCGTCGGGATCCTGACAGACTGCGCCAAGCTGTTCGTGCACGGTTGCGACTTTCTTTTCCTGGGGGTCGGCGTCTATGTGAAGGGTGTCTACACCGCCTACATCGCTCGTCGCAGGATAGCCCCGAAGGTGCCTCAAGCGCTGACGTCAGAGGCGTGTGACGCGTCTTTGGACGGCAACTCGTTTCACCACTTTGCTAACGCAGCGCTTTTACTGGATGGGTCAGCGCGACTCGTTTCGATTCGCCGTAGTTATGTCGAGGGGTCCGCACACTATGGGTTGGATTGCCAGGGCGGCGTTCACTCGGTGCTGGTGCGACAGAACTACTTTGCGGCGGACGCGACAGTGCGCATTCGCGAAGGTGCCAACGTTGCGATGCTGCAGAACGATTTCCAGAGCATCCCACAGAATGATAACTCGTGCGAAAACCCGTGTCTGCAAACCGTGTACTAA
- a CDS encoding hypothetical protein (TriTrypDB/GeneDB-style sysID: LpmP.20.2750) → MSSESKQRMIVVAVVSAVAVTASIFYLSSKRGYTTKLGMLGHQIGVALQKHKLSSTGEAPGSGIRPVSSIVKKGYTREQLSQYDGVKNERIFMSVKMKVYEVAPHFYGPGQHYHVFAGTEASRALAKADLTGKYLNQYWVNCSEEELEVLEEYVEKFNSKYPIVGWYVPDDQFYKVTD, encoded by the coding sequence ATGTCGTCAGAGAGCAAACAACGTATGATTGTGGTGGCTGTCGTGTCCGCAGTGGCAGTAACCGCCTCCATTTTCTACCTTTCAAGCAAGAGGGGCTACACAACTAAGCTAGGCATGCTCGGCCACCAGATCGGCGTCGCGTTGCAGAAGCACAAGTTGTCCTCCACCGGCGAGGCGCCTGGCAGCGGCATCCGCCCTGTCTCGAGCATTGTGAAGAAGGGCTACACACGCGAACAGCTTTCCCAGTACGACGGTGTCAAGAATGAGCGCATCTTCATGAGCGTCAAGATGAAGGTATACGAGGTGGCTCCGCATTTTTATGGACCCGGACAGCACTATCACGTGTTTGCTGGCACGGAGGCCTCCCGTGCTTTGGCCAAGGCGGACCTCACAGGGAAGTACTTGAACCAGTATTGGGTAAACTGCTCCGAGGAAgagctggaggtgctggaggagtaCGTCGAGAAGTTTAACTCCAAGTACCCGATCGTTGGCTGGTACGTCCCGGATGATCAATTCTACAAGGTGACGGACTGA
- a CDS encoding mitochondrial carrier protein-like protein (TriTrypDB/GeneDB-style sysID: LpmP.20.2760) codes for MIKADGGWKAFWRGNTINCFKAGPEFAIVFSIRRYFSSLYEDCVVRETQRKKILVARWKAKEERSAGISRRGHGGCESMTMEHEESRSRTGGVGSQSSIDGVGSGCCAGLMSFVSSPSPAASVAQLLTRDELKLQERMILQEASIFTPPFNRLGCLSTVPQLVVNCTIGAVAGLGAQGILYPLEVVKTRVVVSRSNEYQGGVAEIVRLAYNRGGVMEFYRGFAPNMVGIVVYRGLEMGLYSSAQQSIMMYRMQVRKMSRHEASLNSAEIGVLGMFSSTVAQTVSYPLNVIRTRLQTQGTNGRANKYSGMMDCMVKMVRNKGVTSLFSGLTANYLKAVPASACTFVVFEWAQGLLVEDE; via the coding sequence ATGATCAAGGCTGACGGGGGCTGGAAGGCGTTTTGGCGTGGCAATACAATCAACTGCTTCAAGGCAGGGCCCGAGTTTGCCATTGTCTTCTCGATTCGCCGCTACTTCTCCTCGTTGTATGAAGACTGCGTAGTGCGAGAAACACAACGCAAGAAGATCTTGGTGGCGCGGTGGAAAgcaaaggaggagcgcagtGCCGGCATCAGCCGTCGTGGACATGGGGGCTGTGAGTCAATGACGATGGAGCATGAGGAGAGCAGAAGTCGTACTGGAGGGGTGGGATCTCAGAGTAGCATCGATGGTGTTGGTAGCGGCTGTTGCGCCGGTCTGATGTCATTTGTTTCATCGCCATCCCCAGCAGCTTCGGTCGCTCAGCTGCTGACGAGAGATGAGTtgaagctgcaggagcggaTGATCTTGCAGGAGGCGTCCATCTTCACCCCTCCTTTTAACCGACTTGGATGCCTTTCAACTGTGCCCCAGTTAGTGGTGAACTGCACGATCGGTGCCGTCGCCGGCCTTGGTGCCCAAGGCATTTTATACCCACTGGAGGTGGTCAAGACGCGCGTTGTGGTCTCGCGAAGCAACGAGTATCAAGGCGGTGTGGCCGAGATCGTGCGGCTTGCATACAACAGGGGTGGTGTAATGGAGTTTTATCGTGGGTTTGCGCCGAACATGGTCGGCATTGTTGTATACCGAGGACTGGAAATGGGCCTCTACTCTAGCGCGCAGCAGTCAATCATGATGTATCGCATGCAGGTTAGGAAGATGAGTCGACACGAAGCTAGCTTAAACTCAGCCGAGATCGGCGTTTTAGGCATGTTTTCTTCCACAGTTGCGCAGACGGTGTCGTACCCGTTGAATGTTATTCGGACACGGTTGCAGACGCAGGGAACCAACGGGCGGGCGAACAAGTACAGTGGGATGATGGACTGCATGGTGAAGATGGTTCGAAACAAAGGTGTGACATCACTCTTTAGCGGACTTACGGCGAACTACCTCAAAGCGGTGCCAGCAAGCGCCTGCACGTTTGTTGTCTTTGAATGGGCTCAGGGACTGCTTGTAGAGGATGAGTAG